A stretch of Eleutherodactylus coqui strain aEleCoq1 chromosome 2, aEleCoq1.hap1, whole genome shotgun sequence DNA encodes these proteins:
- the PPAN gene encoding suppressor of SWI4 1 homolog, with product MGKEKTKNQKKLKANAVHNAEEEYSSVPHSFVFHRGQIGKNVQQLIQDVRRAMEPFTASSLTVRKNNSLKDFVAVAGPLGVTHFLIFSKTEANVNFKFVRLPRGPTLHFRVAQYSLVKDVVSSLKKHRMHEQQFAFPPLLVLNNFGTQGMHVKVMATMFQNMFPSINVHKVNLNTIRRCILINYNAETQLLEFRHYSLKVVPVGMSKGMKKLLQEKFPNMSRWEDISELLVKGANLSESEAEQDGDHNITELPQVYAGRGNMKSEQSAVRLTEIGPRMTLQLVKIEEGLSDGKVLYHSFVQKTEEEIKAMLDRREKKLKQKSERKKKQEQDVQRKKETKEENKNRSLAGMKRKRPEDEDSDVEDPGASAEQDAANVSEDDDAEYYRQAVGEEPDKELFLHGKKSFPGRRSGPPQKKFKKSKGFVKQSEASQSPSGHHKAKFSLHKGAKSPKGQSPRPGKKGQKSFKNLEGRSPNKHAGGARKKKPMGAKKSREFGSKDQKRGKKVKFAEGPKTGGPKGKAFRHKKK from the exons ATGGGGAAGGAGAAG ACGAAGAACCAGAAGAAGTTAAAAGCGAATGCTGTCCACAATGCTGAGGAGGAGTACTCCAGCGTCCCGCACTCGTTTGTCTTCCATCGCGGACAGATCGGGAAGAACGTGCAGCAGCTGATCCAGGATGTGAGGAGGGCGATGGAGCCGTTCACTGCCTCCTCGCTCACG GTCCGCAAGAATAACAGCCTGAAGGATTTTGTGGCGGTGGCCGGTCCCCTCGGGGTCACCCACTTCCTGATATTCAGCAAAACAGAAGCAAACGTCAACTTT AAATTTGTCCGTTTGCCAAGAGGCCCCACGCTGCACTTCAGGGTGGCACAG TACTCCTTGGTGAAGGACGTGGTCTCCTCCCTGAAGAAGCACCGGATGCACGAGCAGCAGTTCGCTTTTCCTCCCCTCCTGGTCCTTAATAATTTTGGTACACAAGGAATGCATGTGAAGGTTATGGCCACGATGTTCCAGAACATGTTCCCCTCCATCAATGTACACAAG GTGAACTTGAACACAATTCGCAGATGCATCCTCATCAACTACAACGCCGAAACCCAGCTGCTGGAGTTCAGGCATTA CAGTTTGAAGGTGGTCCCAGTAGGGATGAGCAAAGGGATGAAGAAGCTTCTCCAGGAGAAATTCCCCAACATGAGCCGCTGGGAGGACATCAGTGAGTTACTGGTCAA AGGAGCCAACCTCTCGGAGAGCGAGGCTGAGCAGGATGGAGACCACAACATCACCGAGCTGCCCCAGGTGTATGCTGGACGCGGCAATATGAAGTCCGAGCAAAGCGCCGTGCGTCTAACAGAg ATCGGCCCCAGGATGACTCTACAGTTGGTCAAGATTGAGGAGGGCTTAAGTGACGGGAAAGTCTTATACCACAGTTTCG TCCAAAAGACCGAGGAGGAGATTAAGGCGATGCTGGATCGTAGAGAGAAGAAGCTGAAACAGAAGAGCGAGCGGAAGAAGAAGCAGGAGCAGGACGTACAGCGCAAAAAGGAGACGAAGGAGGAGAACAA GAACCGCAGCTTGGCCGGCATGAAGCGGAAGCGACCGGAGGATGAAGACAGCGACGTGGAGGACCCTGGAGCGTCTGCTGAACAAGATGCGGCCAACGTGTCAGAAGATGACGACGCAGAGTATTACAGACAGGCCGTCGGGGAGGAACCAGACAAAG AACTCTTCCTTCATGGTAAGAAGTCATTTCCAGGCCGGAGATCTGGACCTCCCcagaagaaatttaaaaaatctaaaggCTTTGTGAAACAAAGTGAGGCCTCCCAGAGCCCCAGCGGACATCACAAGGCCAAATTTTCCTTGCACAAAGGTGCTAAGAGCCCCAAAGGACAATCGCCCAGACCTGGTAAAAAGGGACAGAAATCATTTAAAAATCTTGAGGGCCGATCCCCAAATAAACACGCAGGGGGTGCAAGGAAGAAAAAGCCGATGGGAGCCAAGAAGTCCAGAGAATTTGGCTCTAAAGACCAAAAGAGGGGCAAAAAGGTCAAGTTTGCTGAAGGACCTAAAACAGGGGGTCCAAAGGGGAAAGCCTTCAGACATAAGAAAAAGTAA